The uncultured Desulfobulbus sp. genome window below encodes:
- a CDS encoding DNA-binding protein gives MFSLQKVLVHSALTLSLVVPSLATATTPPAPGSEQAVAQAPLDGVALQGKIVETMDSGGYTYLLIDSTQGKVWVAIPQTSVKVGQKVTCGPGMTMPNFTSKTLNRTFKTIIFSPGIEQEGDKAESGSQDGFAAALAAEQKQPQGGSNVMASGASTGSAGAIVPSADVSVIKATGENSYTVGECFDKGKELQGKSVRVRGKVMKVSRMIMGKNWVHLQDGTGNPLKNHHDLVVTTMDDPSEGEIITIAGTLSFERDFGAGYKYDVIVEDATIEK, from the coding sequence ATGTTTTCTCTACAAAAAGTACTGGTTCATAGCGCGCTCACACTCAGCCTTGTTGTCCCCTCTTTGGCCACGGCCACAACGCCCCCTGCACCTGGATCTGAACAAGCAGTGGCACAGGCCCCCTTGGATGGAGTTGCCCTTCAGGGAAAAATTGTAGAAACCATGGACAGTGGCGGCTACACCTACCTGCTTATTGACTCCACCCAGGGTAAGGTCTGGGTGGCAATTCCACAAACCTCGGTCAAGGTTGGCCAAAAGGTCACCTGCGGTCCGGGGATGACCATGCCAAACTTCACCTCCAAAACGCTGAATCGGACCTTTAAAACAATCATATTCTCACCTGGAATTGAGCAGGAGGGAGATAAAGCCGAAAGTGGCTCGCAGGATGGTTTTGCAGCAGCCCTGGCAGCGGAACAAAAGCAACCCCAGGGGGGGAGCAACGTCATGGCCTCGGGAGCGTCTACCGGCAGTGCAGGTGCTATTGTCCCGTCTGCAGATGTCAGCGTGATCAAGGCAACTGGCGAGAACAGCTACACGGTTGGCGAATGCTTTGATAAGGGCAAAGAGCTGCAGGGCAAATCCGTCCGGGTTCGCGGCAAGGTGATGAAAGTTTCACGCATGATCATGGGAAAAAATTGGGTACATCTGCAGGACGGGACCGGTAACCCGCTCAAAAATCACCATGATCTGGTCGTCACGACCATGGATGATCCCAGCGAAGGTGAGATCATCACCATCGCGGGCACGCTGAGCTTTGAGCGTGATTTTGGTGCTGGTTACAAGTACGATGTTATTGTTGAGGATGCCACCATCGAAAAATGA
- a CDS encoding GDSL-type esterase/lipase family protein has protein sequence MITLLMLGDSLVEWGDWPSHLPEIAVINRGIAGEMTEELSARLMDEIEAYPDPNVVLVQSGTNNLLFGYRLFPTILTTMLQRLRICYPDSPIIVNSLMPMPIVATHDLEEVNQELEEAAARVENCHFLDAVAPFNEHCLPITHPGFLNDQVHLSTRGYQVWGRAIKAKLDELFPGTLPG, from the coding sequence GAGATTCACTGGTGGAATGGGGGGATTGGCCTAGCCATCTTCCGGAAATTGCGGTTATCAACCGTGGGATTGCCGGAGAGATGACCGAGGAGCTGTCCGCCCGTCTGATGGATGAGATAGAAGCCTACCCTGACCCAAATGTAGTCCTGGTGCAGTCGGGGACAAACAACCTGCTCTTTGGCTACCGGCTCTTCCCCACCATCCTCACCACCATGCTCCAGCGGCTGCGTATCTGTTATCCAGATAGCCCCATTATCGTCAATTCGCTCATGCCCATGCCCATTGTTGCAACGCACGACCTGGAAGAAGTGAACCAGGAGTTGGAAGAGGCTGCTGCCAGGGTTGAAAATTGCCATTTCCTGGATGCGGTCGCCCCCTTTAACGAGCACTGTCTCCCCATCACCCACCCTGGCTTTTTAAATGACCAGGTTCATCTCTCCACCCGCGGCTATCAGGTCTGGGGTAGAGCGATCAAAGCCAAACTCGATGAACTCTTTCCTGGCACACTCCCGGGTTGA